One genomic window of Thalassolituus hydrocarboniclasticus includes the following:
- a CDS encoding DMT family transporter — translation MNSKDTPVGLPLWLMAVAAPLLWGTTYAVTQAFLAGADPFWLATLRIVVPGVMMVWLVPLAVWRRHWLNIVVLSALNIGIFTVLLFGAIQRLPGGMAATLTASMPLQLLLLRALQGRLPAPLQLLAAVGGMAGVGLLVWQAPAEPDWTGVALALAAAFCMALGVLLMPVLGRGIKPLVLASAQLFSAGVVLLLLMLLWGRPFPELDTQGVLALVWLGPVGMGLGYYLWFRAITLIAVDKLAFMGLINPVVAVLAGVLVMGELMNTSQAFAIALVLFCVLLAQHPAAQRHLSAARAS, via the coding sequence GTGAACAGTAAAGATACCCCCGTTGGTTTGCCGCTATGGCTGATGGCCGTGGCAGCCCCTTTGTTGTGGGGAACAACCTACGCAGTGACGCAGGCTTTTCTCGCCGGAGCTGATCCATTCTGGCTGGCGACGCTGCGCATTGTGGTGCCCGGCGTGATGATGGTATGGCTGGTGCCGCTGGCGGTGTGGCGCCGGCATTGGCTGAACATCGTGGTGCTCAGTGCGCTGAATATCGGCATCTTCACGGTATTGCTGTTTGGCGCTATTCAGCGCTTACCTGGCGGCATGGCGGCGACCCTGACGGCCAGTATGCCGCTGCAGTTACTGCTGTTGCGCGCGTTGCAGGGCAGGCTGCCGGCCCCTTTGCAGTTGCTGGCTGCGGTGGGCGGGATGGCAGGGGTTGGGCTTTTGGTCTGGCAGGCTCCGGCTGAACCTGACTGGACGGGAGTCGCGCTGGCTCTGGCAGCGGCGTTCTGCATGGCGCTGGGCGTGTTGCTGATGCCGGTTCTGGGGCGCGGTATCAAACCGCTGGTATTGGCCAGTGCGCAGTTGTTCAGTGCCGGTGTTGTGTTATTGCTGCTGATGCTGCTCTGGGGCAGGCCATTTCCTGAACTGGATACTCAGGGCGTGTTGGCGCTGGTCTGGCTCGGACCGGTTGGTATGGGGCTGGGTTATTACCTGTGGTTCCGCGCTATTACCCTGATTGCCGTTGATAAGCTGGCCTTTATGGGACTGATTAATCCGGTGGTGGCGGTACTGGCCGGTGTTCTGGTGATGGGCGAACTGATGAATACCAGTCAGGCTTTTGCCATCGCGTTGGTGCTGTTCTGTGTGTTGCTGGCTCAGCATCCGGCGGCACAGCGGCATTTGTCTGCAGCCAGGGCCAGTTAA
- a CDS encoding ferredoxin--NADP reductase: MSNLIRETVTSVHHWNETLFSFTTTRNQGLRFKNGHFTMIGLEVEDKPLLRAYSIASANYEEEMEFFSIKVQDGPLTSHLQKLQVGDEILVGTKPVGTLITDNLLPGKNLYLLSTGTGLAPFMSIIKDLDVYEQYDKVILTHGVRWVSELAYQQRIEHELPNNEYFGDVVREKLIYYPTVTREPFRNNGRLTDALTSGKLTRDIGLADLNPETDRFMLCGSPAMLDDLTRILDDMGFEEARGGKPGHYVIERAFVEK; the protein is encoded by the coding sequence ATGAGCAATCTGATCCGCGAAACTGTTACCAGTGTGCATCACTGGAATGAAACCCTGTTCAGCTTTACCACCACCCGTAATCAGGGGCTGCGTTTCAAGAATGGTCATTTCACGATGATTGGTCTGGAAGTGGAAGATAAACCACTGCTGCGTGCTTACAGCATTGCCAGTGCCAACTATGAAGAAGAGATGGAGTTTTTCTCGATCAAAGTGCAGGACGGCCCGCTGACCTCTCACCTGCAAAAGCTGCAGGTTGGCGATGAAATTCTGGTGGGTACCAAACCGGTGGGCACACTGATTACCGATAACCTGCTGCCAGGCAAAAACCTCTATCTGCTGAGTACCGGCACAGGGTTAGCGCCTTTTATGAGCATCATCAAAGATCTGGATGTGTACGAGCAGTACGACAAAGTGATTCTGACCCACGGCGTGCGTTGGGTATCCGAGCTGGCGTATCAGCAGCGTATTGAGCACGAACTGCCGAACAACGAATATTTTGGCGATGTGGTGCGCGAAAAACTGATTTATTACCCAACGGTTACCCGCGAGCCGTTCCGTAATAACGGTCGCCTGACCGATGCGCTGACCAGTGGCAAGCTGACCCGTGATATCGGTCTGGCCGATCTGAATCCGGAAACCGACCGTTTTATGCTGTGCGGCAGCCCGGCGATGCTGGATGACCTGACCAGAATTCTCGATGACATGGGCTTTGAAGAAGCGCGTGGCGGTAAGCCGGGGCATTATGTGATCGAGCGCGCCTTCGTCGAAAAGTAA
- a CDS encoding MarR family winged helix-turn-helix transcriptional regulator, which produces MAQDHVDFIAAQWQQERPDLDIWPMEAIGRISRLANHIRQEINELHKEFGLAGGEFDVLATLLRSGPPYRLTPTVLFKSAMLTSGAMTNRLNRLEERGLIERLPDPDDRRSLLVQLSSSGHELISNAVTRHVQLQACLLKALEPEQQQQLNNLLRQLLLSFEHAEE; this is translated from the coding sequence ATGGCTCAGGACCACGTGGATTTTATTGCCGCCCAGTGGCAGCAGGAGCGCCCGGATCTGGACATATGGCCGATGGAAGCCATTGGCCGGATATCCCGTCTGGCAAACCATATACGTCAGGAAATCAACGAGCTGCATAAGGAATTCGGACTGGCCGGTGGCGAGTTTGATGTGCTGGCCACCCTGCTGCGCAGCGGCCCGCCCTACCGCTTAACCCCCACGGTTTTGTTTAAATCCGCCATGCTGACCTCCGGTGCCATGACCAATCGACTGAACCGGCTGGAAGAGCGCGGACTGATTGAACGACTGCCTGACCCCGATGACCGCCGCAGTTTATTAGTGCAACTGAGCAGCAGCGGACACGAGCTGATCAGTAACGCCGTTACCCGCCATGTGCAGTTGCAGGCATGTCTGCTCAAAGCATTAGAGCCTGAACAACAACAGCAACTGAACAATCTGCTGCGTCAGTTGCTGCTCAGTTTTGAGCACGCAGAGGAATAA
- a CDS encoding LysR family transcriptional regulator: protein MRYTLRQLQVFIAIAHHQNLTRAADELAMSQSAASSALKDFEHQFAVQLFDRVGKRLQLNEQGRLVRPRAEALLAQAQDFEQILLRHAEAGPLNVGATLSIGNYLAVGLMAKYMAEHPDAPVRLDVANTRQIADKVLNYELDIGLIEGELNHPELEMIPWHNDELAVFCHPDDELARKQQQQGHIDDSDLLAARWILRESGSGTRQAFDRALHGLLPDLNITLELQHTEAIKRAVEARLGIGCLSQITLTDAFRRGSLVHLTVPQRDFSRQLYMIVHRQKYRSAGIQAWIELCRNHALTP from the coding sequence ATGCGTTACACCCTGCGTCAGCTGCAAGTCTTCATCGCCATTGCCCACCACCAGAACCTGACCCGCGCCGCCGATGAACTGGCCATGTCGCAGAGTGCTGCCAGCAGCGCGTTAAAAGACTTTGAGCATCAGTTTGCCGTGCAGCTGTTTGACCGTGTCGGCAAACGCCTGCAGCTGAACGAACAGGGCCGGCTGGTGCGCCCACGCGCCGAAGCGCTGCTGGCTCAGGCGCAGGATTTCGAACAGATTCTGCTGCGTCATGCCGAAGCCGGACCATTAAATGTTGGCGCAACCCTGTCCATCGGTAATTATCTGGCGGTGGGGTTAATGGCGAAATATATGGCCGAACACCCGGATGCCCCGGTGCGGCTGGATGTGGCCAACACCCGCCAGATTGCCGACAAAGTGCTGAACTACGAGCTGGACATCGGCCTGATTGAAGGCGAGCTGAATCATCCGGAACTGGAAATGATTCCCTGGCACAACGACGAACTGGCGGTGTTCTGCCACCCCGACGATGAGCTGGCGCGCAAGCAACAACAGCAGGGCCATATCGACGACAGCGACTTACTCGCCGCCCGCTGGATTCTGCGCGAAAGCGGCTCCGGCACCCGTCAGGCCTTTGACCGCGCCCTGCACGGCCTGTTGCCCGACCTCAACATCACCCTTGAGTTACAGCACACCGAAGCCATTAAACGCGCAGTGGAAGCGCGGCTCGGCATCGGCTGTTTGTCGCAGATTACTCTCACCGATGCTTTCCGCCGTGGCAGCCTGGTGCATTTAACCGTCCCGCAACGCGACTTCAGCCGCCAGTTGTATATGATTGTGCACCGCCAGAAATACCGCAGCGCCGGTATTCAGGCCTGGATTGAACTGTGCCGTAACCATGCACTGACCCCCTGA
- a CDS encoding phospholipase A: protein MKLLNPAVLILKVSLLLSVLVSVLCPAAMVNAEETEADGGADDAPTVLKELLPATGPLKTKQQPVDMIADDEFKPALRDNLPQLVEKIQVERLASDSPYVMLPHRPNYVLPLSYQGRPSDREQNRVLKHYTGDPDAEREAGNDHLEAVFQLSIKYRLSEGLLGKFSSVDVAYTNRSFWQAYNGDISRPFRETNHEPELIFSWQPQNKWVDYFSLAINHQSNGQTSSMSRSWNRVIAQVASVSSTGIYSTRIWWRLPEESKADPFDPADNDNPDIDDYMGNGEFTYIHVMGNHNISTMLRNNLNPDKNRGAIEIGWTFPLNRKLKGFVQYFNGYGESLIDYNRYQERIGVGIKLSDWF from the coding sequence ATGAAGCTGCTTAATCCTGCTGTCCTGATTTTAAAGGTATCGTTACTGCTCTCAGTTCTGGTCTCGGTGTTGTGTCCTGCTGCTATGGTCAACGCCGAAGAAACAGAGGCTGATGGCGGAGCCGATGACGCACCGACGGTGCTGAAAGAATTATTACCTGCCACCGGGCCGCTGAAAACCAAGCAGCAACCGGTTGATATGATTGCAGATGACGAGTTCAAACCAGCACTGCGCGATAACCTGCCGCAATTGGTCGAAAAAATTCAGGTTGAGCGTCTGGCATCCGACAGCCCTTACGTGATGCTTCCGCACCGGCCCAATTATGTGTTGCCTTTGTCTTATCAGGGCCGCCCCAGTGATCGGGAGCAGAACCGGGTTTTAAAACACTACACCGGAGATCCTGATGCTGAGCGCGAAGCCGGCAATGATCATCTGGAGGCGGTATTTCAGCTCAGCATTAAATACCGTTTGTCCGAAGGTCTGCTGGGTAAATTCAGCAGTGTTGATGTGGCCTACACCAACCGTTCATTCTGGCAGGCGTACAACGGTGATATTTCCCGGCCATTCCGTGAAACCAACCACGAGCCCGAGCTGATATTTTCCTGGCAGCCACAAAATAAGTGGGTCGATTATTTTTCATTAGCCATCAATCACCAGTCCAATGGTCAGACCAGCTCAATGTCGCGCAGCTGGAACCGGGTGATTGCCCAGGTTGCATCGGTTTCGTCTACCGGCATCTATTCCACCCGGATCTGGTGGCGCCTGCCGGAAGAAAGTAAAGCTGACCCTTTTGATCCGGCGGATAATGATAATCCGGATATTGACGATTACATGGGTAATGGTGAATTCACCTATATCCATGTCATGGGCAACCACAATATCAGCACTATGTTGCGCAATAACCTGAATCCGGATAAAAACCGCGGTGCCATTGAGATTGGCTGGACCTTTCCCCTGAATCGTAAACTCAAAGGATTCGTGCAGTATTTTAATGGTTATGGTGAAAGCCTGATTGATTACAACCGCTATCAGGAACGTATTGGCGTCGGCATTAAACTCAGTGACTGGTTCTGA
- a CDS encoding ricin-type beta-trefoil lectin domain protein, translating to MLIREKTFAAQQDKVFAGTSGRELGFRGFNVSGEVKLAESGFKAFKNNEDAQASLSLLKEKTGANLIRYTLAWEGVQPQPGQVDEGYLAAISQQIAIAADLGLYVLLDYHSDLYSRHTFTADSAATGNGAPRWAVSDVYGKDDCGLPCQLTWSAHKLSDSAVRNAIRGFWADHWVLNKDLADIELYLPASQQCADIRGGQAENSVSVGGWACHGGANQRWHYRQDGTLRSLADTEQCLDVAGAKTAAGTDIQVYQCNGSRAQQFMPDVHGRIHSVLDLNKCLSLNNGNVQLAECLAASQVVGSHQQFMLRDAATHSSLMPQLDFVQSQFVWQLGEMLSYLQAHLTPAQRAMVIGVDPINEPFDGGIGNMSYADWDNEVLWPFYQRVRAEMDQRGWNNTPVFAEPMVFWSSIAGAVAPATGGHYLRYQPGDGFVFNSHFYDQARMGVNDLTVARNGSYFANIDLIRDEARYLNITPFLSEFGMWLDGWGHTDTERVVNATYQGMESSDRVSGKDRYVDFYTPLVSGTQWQWDYYYDNHMELQNGNPQRLLTEDDAWNGENFSVIRDYGQNYNINAELVQRAYPRALQGELLHFSYEGRVPDRADERMNYHSIRVSLPPLFSEREFLRNTEFSFAAWRGRLSDAPTEIYWPRHLAKEQLTVITDAAVFLPGTLSGVPTQHANEVVMIPDRGADSGQRVLVWDDVSADEDSDSLHFALLINGDAGLSSGELADLQAGIRYQLALGKSPVYLTGSMTHSGYSADKGTAANGFSLINARSGLCLDVAGARSWNGTNVQSYRCNGSNAQRWFYDKNTGYLKSALGNKCLDHGGQLRDNGKAVIWDCVNSDNLRWNLQPDAQGYQLIPRSSAAYALDAYGTEDSSDVGLWSRHQGAQQRWKMQF from the coding sequence GTGCTTATCAGAGAAAAAACCTTTGCTGCTCAGCAGGATAAAGTGTTTGCCGGAACTTCTGGCCGCGAGCTTGGATTCCGTGGTTTCAACGTATCGGGTGAAGTGAAACTGGCAGAATCGGGCTTTAAAGCCTTTAAAAACAATGAGGATGCGCAGGCCAGTCTGAGTTTGCTGAAGGAAAAAACCGGCGCCAACCTGATTCGCTACACACTGGCCTGGGAAGGCGTGCAACCGCAGCCGGGGCAGGTGGATGAAGGTTATCTGGCAGCGATCAGTCAGCAGATTGCCATTGCAGCGGACCTCGGATTGTATGTGCTGCTGGATTATCACTCGGATCTGTACAGTCGCCATACCTTCACCGCAGATTCTGCAGCTACCGGTAATGGTGCCCCGCGCTGGGCTGTGAGTGATGTTTATGGCAAGGATGATTGTGGTCTGCCTTGTCAGCTGACCTGGTCGGCACACAAACTTTCTGATTCTGCTGTACGTAATGCTATCCGTGGCTTCTGGGCTGATCACTGGGTTTTGAATAAAGATTTAGCCGATATTGAACTTTATTTGCCGGCATCGCAGCAGTGTGCGGATATCCGCGGTGGTCAGGCGGAAAACTCTGTCAGCGTGGGCGGCTGGGCTTGTCATGGTGGTGCTAATCAGCGCTGGCATTACCGGCAGGATGGCACGTTACGCAGTCTTGCCGATACGGAGCAGTGCCTGGATGTAGCCGGTGCCAAAACCGCAGCGGGTACGGATATTCAGGTGTATCAATGCAATGGCAGCCGTGCGCAGCAGTTTATGCCCGACGTGCATGGCCGGATACACAGCGTACTGGATCTGAACAAATGTCTGAGCCTGAACAACGGCAATGTGCAGTTGGCGGAGTGTCTGGCAGCCAGCCAGGTGGTGGGAAGCCATCAGCAGTTTATGCTGCGTGATGCTGCTACTCACTCTTCTCTGATGCCACAGCTGGATTTTGTTCAGAGCCAGTTTGTCTGGCAACTGGGTGAAATGCTGAGCTACTTACAGGCGCATTTAACACCGGCACAGCGAGCTATGGTCATTGGTGTGGACCCGATCAATGAGCCCTTCGACGGCGGTATTGGCAATATGAGTTATGCCGACTGGGATAATGAGGTTTTGTGGCCATTTTATCAGCGTGTGCGTGCAGAAATGGATCAGCGCGGCTGGAATAATACGCCGGTGTTTGCTGAGCCTATGGTGTTCTGGAGTTCCATTGCCGGCGCTGTGGCACCGGCAACCGGTGGCCATTATTTACGTTACCAGCCGGGTGATGGCTTTGTGTTTAACAGCCATTTTTATGATCAGGCCCGTATGGGCGTTAATGATTTAACCGTTGCGCGTAATGGCAGCTATTTTGCCAATATTGACCTGATTCGCGATGAAGCCCGCTATCTGAATATTACGCCGTTTTTATCGGAGTTTGGCATGTGGCTGGATGGCTGGGGACATACCGATACCGAGCGGGTGGTGAATGCCACCTATCAGGGCATGGAAAGCTCAGACCGTGTTTCCGGTAAAGACCGCTATGTCGATTTTTACACACCGCTGGTCAGTGGTACTCAGTGGCAATGGGATTATTATTACGACAACCATATGGAATTACAGAATGGTAATCCTCAGCGGCTGCTGACAGAAGATGATGCCTGGAATGGCGAGAATTTTTCCGTCATCCGTGACTATGGCCAGAACTACAATATTAATGCCGAACTGGTACAGCGGGCTTATCCGCGGGCGTTGCAGGGCGAGCTTCTGCATTTCAGCTATGAAGGCCGGGTGCCGGATCGTGCCGATGAGCGGATGAACTACCACAGTATCCGTGTTTCCTTACCGCCGTTATTTTCTGAACGTGAATTTCTGCGTAATACCGAATTTTCTTTTGCTGCCTGGCGCGGACGTTTAAGTGATGCGCCGACGGAAATTTACTGGCCACGGCATTTAGCCAAAGAGCAGCTGACGGTGATTACCGATGCCGCTGTTTTCCTGCCCGGAACATTATCAGGAGTGCCGACACAGCATGCGAATGAAGTGGTTATGATACCTGACCGTGGTGCTGATAGCGGCCAGCGGGTATTGGTGTGGGATGATGTCAGCGCCGATGAGGATTCTGACAGCCTGCATTTTGCGTTATTAATTAATGGCGATGCCGGACTCAGTAGCGGAGAACTGGCGGATTTACAGGCGGGAATCCGCTATCAGTTAGCGCTGGGAAAAAGCCCGGTGTACCTCACCGGCAGCATGACCCATTCCGGTTATAGCGCTGACAAAGGAACTGCGGCCAACGGTTTTTCGCTGATTAATGCCCGCTCGGGGTTGTGTCTGGATGTTGCCGGGGCACGCAGCTGGAACGGCACCAATGTGCAGTCTTATCGTTGTAACGGCAGCAATGCCCAGCGCTGGTTTTACGATAAAAATACCGGCTATCTGAAATCGGCACTGGGCAATAAGTGTTTAGATCATGGTGGTCAGCTGCGTGATAACGGCAAGGCTGTGATCTGGGATTGCGTAAACAGCGATAACCTGCGCTGGAACCTTCAGCCGGACGCGCAGGGCTATCAGCTGATCCCGCGTTCATCGGCTGCTTATGCCCTGGATGCCTATGGCACAGAGGACAGCTCTGATGTGGGTCTCTGGTCGCGTCATCAGGGGGCACAACAACGCTGGAAAATGCAGTTTTAA
- a CDS encoding ATP-NAD kinase family protein, translated as MMLTLGLIINPYAGIGGAVGLKGSDGADIVAEAMARGAERKAALRARQALDVLTALKERCHFLTCPGEMGADLLTDLGFSFRLIEADIPPCNTNAEHTRLAAAAMLENNVDLLLFAGGDGTARDICAVVGDALPVLGIPAGVKIHSAVYGITPTASGEVVRSLLEGGLVDIKEAEVRDLDEEAFRNNQVRARHYGEMRVPQAGHFVQAVKQGGVEVEELVLADIAAFICADMDDDVLYLVGSGKTTQAVMDELGLENTLLGVDAVYNREQIGKDLTAADILRLLAEYPQAQAIVSVMGGQGHIFGRGNQQFSPEILRLLGKKNIRLISTKTKISALNGRPLIMDSGDPQLDKDWAGTIEITTGYRDQIVHTLV; from the coding sequence ATGATGTTAACCCTCGGACTTATTATTAATCCTTATGCCGGTATCGGTGGCGCCGTTGGCCTTAAAGGCAGCGATGGTGCTGATATTGTTGCTGAAGCAATGGCCCGTGGCGCAGAGCGCAAAGCGGCATTACGTGCCCGTCAGGCTCTGGATGTTTTGACGGCATTAAAAGAGCGCTGCCATTTTCTCACCTGTCCCGGAGAAATGGGGGCCGATCTGCTCACAGATCTGGGGTTTTCATTTCGCCTGATTGAGGCTGATATTCCGCCATGCAATACCAATGCGGAACACACCCGTCTGGCTGCCGCAGCGATGCTGGAAAATAATGTTGATTTGCTGTTGTTTGCCGGTGGTGATGGCACGGCACGTGATATCTGTGCCGTGGTTGGCGATGCCCTTCCTGTATTGGGGATTCCGGCCGGCGTGAAAATTCATTCAGCGGTTTATGGCATTACACCGACGGCATCCGGTGAAGTGGTGCGCAGTCTGCTTGAAGGCGGGCTGGTGGATATTAAAGAAGCCGAAGTGCGTGATCTGGATGAAGAAGCTTTCCGCAATAATCAGGTACGTGCACGGCATTACGGTGAAATGCGTGTGCCACAGGCCGGGCATTTTGTGCAGGCGGTAAAGCAGGGCGGCGTTGAGGTGGAAGAGCTGGTGCTGGCGGATATTGCGGCCTTTATCTGTGCCGATATGGATGATGATGTGTTGTATCTGGTTGGCTCGGGTAAAACCACGCAAGCGGTGATGGATGAACTGGGGCTAGAGAATACTTTGCTGGGTGTGGATGCTGTTTATAACCGGGAACAGATTGGTAAGGATTTAACCGCGGCTGACATACTCAGGCTGTTGGCAGAATATCCGCAGGCTCAGGCGATTGTCAGTGTGATGGGCGGTCAGGGACATATTTTCGGCCGGGGTAATCAGCAGTTCAGCCCGGAGATTTTGCGTTTACTGGGTAAGAAAAATATCCGTCTGATTTCAACCAAAACAAAAATCAGTGCATTGAATGGCCGGCCATTAATTATGGACAGTGGCGATCCTCAATTGGATAAAGACTGGGCGGGAACGATTGAAATTACCACAGGTTATCGTGATCAGATTGTACACACGCTGGTTTAG
- a CDS encoding methyl-accepting chemotaxis protein has product MVIDNFSIKSKHSLILVLVIFGLIFTSALSVQQFSRLGELSDVLYQQQTLNNDILLLRRNEKDFLARKDMKYVEQFDVTAEKTLEDISHLTDHMQELGLSTTSLLQQLKTQVANYRTIFDSLAQAQQEIGLDPKSGLYGGLRQAVHDIETSAKSSDDYELLYYMLMLRRHEKDFMLRSDPSYMEKFKAGINDFSQALERSSLAGDNKVRQELNNYLDRFTQLFDKEQLMGLNEKEGLRGEMRTTIHKTESIFAELTTYISAEMEVMSQRVYTTLTLSILLTFAVVATLTFLVSRAIYQPVQNITGKIQRIARDLDLTQLIGHRSGDEIGILSHAFDALISTLRETVEQVKSGATEVASASEEMSAITREVGDASNQQQEEVAQAVTAMTEMTSTIQNIAGNANQAASAVNEVHREVSRGKTISDEARHEIETLNSEILEATKAIEKLQKDSESIGAILGEISAIAEQTNLLALNAAIEAARAGEQGRGFAVVADEVRTLASRTQESTESIRSTINEFNKGTAEVVNTVLKSRDRAETGIARVSEASDALQVIYSNISSINDLNTQIATAAEEQSYAAEEINRNVVRVNELASTSHEQASQAALASAALAELAARLNQTVEKFVVN; this is encoded by the coding sequence ATGGTTATTGACAACTTCAGCATTAAAAGCAAACACAGTCTGATCCTGGTTCTGGTCATTTTCGGGCTTATATTTACTTCAGCTCTGAGCGTGCAACAGTTCTCCCGCCTTGGCGAACTCTCTGATGTGCTGTACCAGCAACAGACGCTGAACAATGATATTCTGTTACTGCGCCGTAATGAGAAGGATTTTCTTGCACGTAAAGACATGAAATACGTTGAACAATTTGACGTGACGGCCGAAAAAACCCTGGAAGATATCTCTCACCTGACAGACCATATGCAGGAGCTTGGTCTGAGCACGACCAGCCTGCTGCAACAGCTGAAAACTCAGGTGGCCAACTACCGTACTATCTTCGATAGTCTGGCGCAGGCGCAGCAGGAAATTGGTCTTGATCCCAAAAGCGGCCTTTATGGTGGTCTGCGTCAGGCAGTGCATGACATCGAAACATCAGCAAAATCCTCTGACGACTACGAGCTGCTTTATTACATGCTGATGCTGCGCCGTCATGAAAAGGATTTTATGTTACGCAGTGACCCTTCTTATATGGAGAAATTCAAAGCGGGGATTAACGATTTCAGTCAGGCACTGGAGCGCAGCAGTCTTGCTGGTGACAATAAAGTACGGCAGGAACTTAACAACTATCTGGATCGCTTTACGCAACTGTTCGATAAAGAACAGCTGATGGGATTAAACGAAAAAGAAGGTCTGCGCGGCGAGATGCGCACAACCATTCATAAAACAGAAAGTATTTTCGCCGAGCTGACAACCTATATTTCGGCAGAAATGGAAGTGATGAGTCAGCGGGTATACACAACCCTCACGCTGAGTATTCTGTTAACTTTCGCCGTCGTCGCGACCCTGACCTTTCTGGTATCCCGTGCGATTTACCAGCCTGTACAGAATATTACCGGAAAAATTCAGCGCATTGCCCGCGACCTCGATCTGACCCAATTAATCGGTCACCGCTCTGGTGATGAAATCGGTATCTTATCTCATGCTTTTGACGCGCTGATCTCTACGCTGCGCGAAACCGTTGAGCAGGTAAAGTCCGGTGCAACCGAAGTGGCGTCAGCTTCAGAAGAAATGTCAGCTATTACCCGTGAAGTCGGCGATGCCAGCAATCAGCAACAGGAAGAAGTTGCCCAGGCAGTAACCGCCATGACCGAAATGACCTCCACCATTCAGAATATTGCCGGTAATGCTAATCAGGCAGCCAGTGCGGTTAATGAGGTACACCGTGAAGTCAGTCGCGGAAAAACTATTTCCGATGAAGCACGCCACGAAATTGAAACCCTCAACAGTGAAATTCTGGAGGCCACCAAAGCCATCGAAAAACTGCAGAAAGACAGTGAAAGCATCGGTGCGATTCTGGGCGAAATCAGTGCCATTGCCGAACAAACCAACCTGCTGGCACTGAACGCAGCCATTGAAGCCGCCCGTGCCGGCGAGCAGGGACGTGGTTTTGCCGTGGTTGCCGATGAGGTGCGTACATTAGCCAGCCGTACACAGGAATCGACAGAATCCATTCGTTCAACCATAAACGAATTTAATAAAGGGACGGCAGAAGTGGTTAATACTGTACTGAAATCCCGCGATCGCGCCGAAACCGGTATCGCCCGCGTGAGTGAGGCCAGTGATGCGCTTCAGGTGATTTACAGTAACATCAGCAGCATCAACGACCTGAATACCCAGATTGCTACTGCGGCCGAAGAGCAAAGCTATGCCGCCGAAGAAATTAACCGCAACGTCGTACGTGTTAATGAACTGGCCAGCACCAGCCATGAGCAGGCCTCTCAGGCGGCCTTAGCCAGTGCGGCACTGGCTGAACTGGCAGCGCGTCTGAATCAAACGGTGGAGAAATTTGTCGTCAACTGA
- a CDS encoding DUF1439 domain-containing protein — MKVFTTLCTSSLLLFSLAAQAYEVRLTEQQLQQQLNSQMPLTQSQGMVTLTLSNPKLDLLPSGNRLSLQTNAMIATSIGLQSSGQLTVEGKIRYDKASYSFFIEEPVIRQLDIDGLAPALQPQLISLAQKALTPALTKQPVYTLSDQDMTEAMARMMLKSLTISDADVVLVMSPF, encoded by the coding sequence GTGAAAGTATTTACCACACTCTGCACCAGCAGCCTGCTGCTGTTCAGTCTTGCCGCACAGGCCTATGAGGTGCGCCTCACGGAACAGCAACTGCAGCAACAATTAAACAGCCAGATGCCCCTGACACAAAGTCAGGGCATGGTGACGTTAACGCTGAGTAATCCAAAACTTGATCTGCTGCCCAGCGGTAACCGCCTGAGTCTGCAGACCAATGCCATGATTGCCACCAGCATCGGTTTGCAAAGCAGTGGCCAGCTGACCGTGGAAGGAAAAATCCGCTACGACAAAGCCAGCTACAGCTTTTTTATTGAAGAACCGGTTATCCGCCAGCTTGATATTGATGGCCTGGCTCCGGCGCTGCAGCCACAGCTGATATCACTGGCGCAGAAGGCACTGACCCCGGCGCTGACCAAGCAGCCGGTTTACACCCTGAGCGATCAGGATATGACGGAAGCCATGGCGCGCATGATGCTGAAATCCCTGACCATCAGCGATGCCGATGTGGTACTGGTGATGAGCCCGTTCTGA